In Drosophila suzukii chromosome Y, CBGP_Dsuzu_IsoJpt1.0, whole genome shotgun sequence, the following proteins share a genomic window:
- the LOC139353757 gene encoding uncharacterized protein, with amino-acid sequence MDICHLGTNYRARALIDSGSEATFITERLFNLIKLPFRHIQAQVSGLNQTVSAQATKLCHFSIRGPNKPGLQLETAAYVLPELAGKLPSYPIPRDALIYLPAIPLADPTILESSQIDVLIGADILPSVLLSGTLKNICGSLLGQKTIFGCVLSAQLLVHRAKSGSAFTTQITESSDRGLEKLLTKFWEVENIPTTDSYCESNFLQTITRDASGRYVVTLPFREPENFGSKLGYSRSIALAQFLRNENRLKRDFPLKEQYDSVIQEYLDLGHMREVPPSYDSPSYYLPHHSVVKPESTTTKLRVVFNAYSPSANGTSLNDILHAGPILQSDLTIQILKWRYFQYVFSPPRTPTIGR; translated from the coding sequence ATGGACATATGCCACTTGGGAACGAACTACAGGGCTCGCGCTCTGATAGACTCGGGCTCTGAAGCTACGTTTATTACGGAACGCCTGTTCAATCTGATTAAGCTGCCGTTCCGCCATATCCAAGCCCAAGTTTCGGGCCTAAATCAGACCGTTTCCGCTCAGGCGACCAAGCTCTGCCATTTTTCTATTCGAGGCCCTAATAAGCCAGGCCTCCAGCTAGAAACCGCAGCTTACGTTTTGCCTGAATTGGCCGGAAAGCTACCATCTTACCCAATCCCACGAGATGCGTTGATTTATTTACCTGCCATTCCCCTGGCAGATCCAACAATTTTAGAGAGTTCCCAGATAGATGTTCTGATCGGAGCCGACATTTTACCGTCCGTGTTGCTGAGCGGCACGTTAAAAAACATTTGCGGTTCTCTCCTGGGTCAGAAAACTATTTTCGGCTGTGTCCTTTCGGCCCAGTTGCTAGTACATCGAGCCAAAAGCGGGTCAGCTTTCACGACCCAGATAACCGAATCGAGTGACAGGGGCTTGGAAAAACTTCTCACTAagttttgggaggtggagaACATACCAACTACCGATTCCTATTGCGAGAGCAATTTTCTCCAAACCATTACTAGAGACGCAAGCGGTAGATACGTGGTAACTTTACCGTTTCGCGAACCAGAAAATTTCGGATCCAAACTGGGGTACTCGCGATCCATTGCCCTAGCTCAGTTTCTTAGAAATGAAAACCGTTTGAAAAGAGACTTTCCATTAAAAGAGCAATATGACTCAGTAATTCAAGAGTATTTGGATCTGGGTCACATGAGAGAAGTCCCCCCGTCTTACGATTCTCCAAGCTATTATCTTCCACACCACTCGGTGGTCAAACCTGAGAGTACCACCACCAAACTTCGCGTGGTATTCAATGCTTATAGCCCTTCAGCAAATGGGACAAGCTTGAATGATATTCTTCATGCTGGTCCAATCCTACAATCTGATTTAACCATTCAGATCTTGAAGTGGCGTTATTTCCAATACGTGTTCAGTCCTCCGCGTACTCCAACAATTGGCAGATGA